In Thermotomaculum hydrothermale, a single genomic region encodes these proteins:
- the tilS gene encoding tRNA lysidine(34) synthetase TilS, producing the protein MKDFYSDKVFLQVRDVILQKNLIKNGDRLIAAVSGGADSIFMLYCLLALKNELNFELSVCHFNHKLREEAEDEEVFVENLAKKFSLNFYSDKGDVKNYAEKNGISIEMAARKLRYEFFESLIKEGKGNLIALAHNLTDSIETFFLNIDRGTGIRGLKGISYKNNFFIRPILSISGEEIRKTLENYGIEYKIDLSNFSENYKRNKVRKFLIKDLSLVFGKDFGKRFEVLFENIENSLKAQSFFIENFLKHNYFLDKYGVRVKLDLLTNIPEYAFYEAMLFLFEKVMGSTYRANRKLLRDLYEFAKQKKSSKRSLFPDKSLYAVKTKNYFYLVKNDFFYNFSFKVKGEGSVSLLLGYEFVFEKAGSFDLSKKNEYVLLNKSLLNSSLKIERIDFEKDFLIFMGKEIKNLNKFLKKKGLSDFGRKTIFVLKDNSEILFVPGIAVSDRLKITGQKGNLIKVYMKDCLG; encoded by the coding sequence ATGAAAGACTTTTATTCGGATAAGGTTTTTCTTCAGGTAAGAGACGTTATCCTTCAAAAAAATCTTATAAAAAATGGTGACAGGTTAATTGCTGCAGTAAGCGGAGGGGCAGATTCTATTTTTATGCTTTACTGTCTTTTGGCTTTGAAAAATGAATTGAATTTTGAACTGTCTGTCTGTCATTTTAACCATAAATTAAGGGAAGAAGCAGAAGATGAAGAGGTTTTTGTGGAAAACCTTGCTAAAAAATTCAGTTTGAATTTTTACTCTGACAAGGGAGATGTTAAAAATTACGCAGAGAAAAATGGAATATCAATTGAGATGGCAGCAAGGAAGTTGCGCTATGAGTTTTTTGAGTCACTGATTAAAGAGGGAAAAGGAAATTTAATAGCACTTGCGCACAATTTAACCGACTCAATTGAGACTTTTTTTCTAAATATTGACAGGGGAACAGGAATAAGAGGGTTGAAGGGGATATCATATAAAAATAATTTCTTTATAAGGCCAATATTGAGCATTTCAGGGGAAGAGATTAGAAAAACACTTGAAAATTATGGAATTGAATACAAAATTGATTTAAGCAACTTTAGCGAAAATTACAAAAGAAATAAAGTAAGAAAGTTTTTAATAAAAGACTTATCGTTGGTTTTTGGGAAAGATTTTGGAAAAAGGTTTGAGGTGTTGTTTGAAAATATTGAAAATTCCCTGAAAGCACAAAGTTTTTTTATTGAGAATTTTTTAAAACACAATTACTTTTTAGACAAATACGGGGTAAGGGTTAAGCTTGATTTGTTAACAAATATTCCTGAATATGCCTTTTATGAAGCAATGCTTTTTTTGTTTGAAAAGGTTATGGGAAGCACATACAGGGCAAATAGAAAGTTGTTGAGAGATTTGTATGAATTTGCTAAACAAAAAAAATCTTCAAAGAGAAGTTTGTTCCCTGATAAATCTCTGTATGCGGTAAAAACTAAAAATTACTTTTATCTGGTAAAAAATGATTTTTTTTATAATTTTTCTTTCAAAGTAAAGGGTGAAGGCAGTGTATCTTTGCTTTTGGGCTATGAGTTTGTATTTGAAAAAGCTGGAAGTTTTGATTTAAGCAAAAAAAATGAGTATGTTTTACTCAACAAATCGCTTTTAAATTCGTCATTAAAAATTGAGAGGATTGATTTTGAGAAAGATTTTTTAATTTTTATGGGAAAAGAGATTAAAAATTTGAATAAATTTTTAAAGAAAAAAGGATTAAGTGACTTTGGGAGAAAAACGATTTTTGTTTTAAAAGATAATAGTGAGATTCTATTTGTGCCTGGAATAGCAGTTTCAGACAGATTGAAAATCACAGGACAGAAAGGTAATTTAATTAAGGTTTACATGAAAGATTGTTTAGGATAA
- a CDS encoding 4-(cytidine 5'-diphospho)-2-C-methyl-D-erythritol kinase, with the protein MTTFKLKSFAKINPLLYISEKREDGYHNLFTLYQTVSIFDEIDLTIEKGKKGIEISSNRDIPLDSSNLVYKAIELFVEEFKVEPCFFKVFIDKRIPPGGGMGGGSSNAGAVLYFLKKHFKIKANKRILDLAAKIGSDVPLFLLGGTVMGTGKGDRVTKIKDLVNTEFLAVFTGKHYPTEKMYSLFDEKCEKTDIDLIKFSEIVLNTYKKGYHSFYNDFDRLLQYYDRDLFELFAYLKSKGYKPMLSGSGSTFIIFGEDLSRAKKFLPENFKAVKLEFVSGSDYERLLFG; encoded by the coding sequence ATGACAACCTTTAAGTTAAAATCATTTGCCAAGATTAATCCCCTTTTGTACATATCAGAAAAAAGAGAAGATGGGTATCACAATTTATTTACTTTGTATCAGACTGTTTCAATCTTTGATGAGATAGATTTAACAATTGAAAAAGGGAAAAAGGGAATTGAGATTTCTTCAAACAGGGATATTCCCCTTGATTCGTCAAACCTTGTTTATAAAGCAATTGAGCTTTTTGTTGAGGAGTTTAAGGTTGAGCCCTGTTTTTTTAAGGTTTTTATTGATAAAAGAATACCTCCGGGAGGGGGTATGGGCGGTGGCAGCTCAAATGCCGGTGCTGTTTTATATTTTTTGAAAAAGCATTTTAAAATTAAAGCAAATAAAAGAATACTTGATTTAGCCGCTAAAATAGGCTCTGATGTGCCTCTATTTCTTTTAGGCGGGACTGTTATGGGTACAGGCAAAGGCGATAGGGTAACAAAGATTAAAGACCTTGTTAATACTGAATTTCTTGCCGTTTTTACAGGAAAGCATTATCCAACAGAAAAGATGTATTCTCTCTTTGATGAAAAATGCGAGAAAACTGATATTGATTTAATTAAATTTTCAGAAATTGTTTTAAACACATACAAAAAAGGTTACCATTCATTTTACAATGACTTTGACAGACTTCTTCAATATTACGACAGGGATTTATTTGAATTATTTGCTTATTTGAAATCAAAAGGGTATAAACCAATGCTGTCAGGCTCAGGCTCAACATTCATCATATTTGGAGAAGATTTAAGCAGGGCAAAGAAATTCCTTCCAGAAAACTTCAAAGCGGTAAAACTTGAATTTGTCAGCGGAAGCGATTATGAAAGACTTTTATTCGGATAA
- a CDS encoding tetratricopeptide repeat protein, with translation MKKIFIITLSFLLLSGYSFAENNNKNINKSLKEFTEGVLLSARGDCEKAISHFEKALEYNKDIYIYFELADCYKSLSEMEKTIEYLELATKEFPDNPEGYLRLGDYYSDLVNVLKSGEIVKKALENYRKAFELSKDYEIYYKIIEAEFLLQDYDSIIKDYENLPESFRNDFYTLFYVSVAYNTKNKKFELFKTLKKLSRLNINNPRILNELITLSFQNGFYLFSYKFSLNLKAIYRDYNDWDRLLLSALMSAKYNDVVKIFDKNLKKSPTPVSLYCLATAYAYLHQYKNAKENYQKILKSKDIKLPGSLSQDVYLDYIRLLIAMKEYKSAYKETLNYEKIYGLSPDDILKERFEALLLDGNIKEAKKALYILKMVAKDKDFVQKVEEIFNKNPKLLGYDYLSALYYSFRDYKTSAKYYLKCAKMTKDNKLYLEGLALCYHNLGEINKALKIYKKLYERYPEDAGVLNNYAYFLVEFDIDIKKSLELAEKAVEKQPEMPSYRDTLGYAYLKNGNIEKAEENLLFAYKKAPLNPEICLHMGDLYFKKGDFDKAKEYWLDAIDFGISNVKEVKDRLNLINSD, from the coding sequence ATGAAAAAGATTTTTATTATAACTTTATCCTTTCTTTTGCTTTCTGGATATTCCTTTGCAGAAAATAATAATAAAAACATAAATAAGTCTTTGAAAGAATTTACTGAGGGGGTTTTGTTATCAGCCCGAGGTGATTGCGAAAAGGCTATATCTCATTTTGAAAAAGCCCTTGAATACAACAAAGACATATACATTTACTTTGAATTAGCAGATTGCTATAAGTCTCTTTCAGAGATGGAAAAGACAATTGAATACCTTGAACTTGCAACAAAGGAGTTTCCTGATAATCCGGAAGGCTATTTAAGACTTGGAGACTATTACTCAGACCTTGTTAATGTGCTGAAATCAGGTGAAATTGTCAAGAAAGCGCTTGAAAATTATAGAAAGGCTTTTGAGTTATCAAAGGATTATGAGATTTATTACAAAATTATAGAGGCTGAATTTTTATTGCAGGATTATGACAGCATAATTAAAGATTATGAAAATTTACCAGAATCATTTAGAAATGATTTCTATACCCTTTTTTATGTAAGCGTGGCCTACAATACTAAAAACAAAAAGTTTGAACTTTTTAAAACTTTAAAAAAATTGTCCCGCTTAAACATTAACAATCCAAGAATTTTAAATGAATTGATAACATTGAGTTTTCAAAACGGGTTTTACCTTTTTTCCTACAAATTTTCCCTAAATTTAAAGGCAATTTACAGGGATTACAATGATTGGGACAGGCTTTTATTGTCAGCATTAATGTCTGCTAAGTACAATGATGTAGTTAAGATTTTTGATAAAAATCTAAAGAAATCTCCAACACCTGTATCCCTTTACTGCCTTGCTACTGCATATGCCTATTTGCATCAATACAAAAATGCTAAAGAGAATTATCAGAAGATTTTGAAAAGCAAGGATATAAAACTTCCAGGAAGCCTCTCCCAGGATGTTTACCTTGACTATATCCGCCTTTTAATTGCGATGAAAGAATATAAATCTGCTTACAAAGAGACATTAAATTACGAAAAGATTTACGGGTTATCCCCTGACGATATTTTAAAGGAAAGGTTTGAGGCATTGCTACTTGATGGCAATATCAAAGAGGCAAAAAAGGCTTTGTACATTCTTAAAATGGTTGCCAAAGACAAGGATTTTGTTCAAAAGGTGGAAGAGATTTTTAATAAAAATCCTAAACTTTTAGGCTATGATTACCTTTCTGCTCTCTATTATTCTTTTAGAGACTATAAAACTTCAGCTAAATACTATTTGAAATGTGCAAAAATGACTAAGGACAATAAACTTTATTTAGAGGGGCTTGCCCTCTGCTATCATAACCTTGGAGAGATTAATAAAGCACTTAAAATTTACAAAAAACTTTATGAAAGATACCCTGAAGATGCAGGAGTTTTAAACAATTATGCATATTTTCTTGTTGAGTTTGACATAGATATTAAAAAATCTCTGGAACTTGCAGAAAAGGCGGTGGAAAAACAACCTGAAATGCCTTCGTACAGGGATACATTGGGATATGCGTATTTGAAAAACGGGAATATAGAAAAAGCAGAAGAAAACCTGCTTTTTGCTTATAAAAAGGCTCCTTTGAACCCTGAAATATGTCTTCATATGGGTGATTTATACTTTAAAAAGGGTGATTTTGATAAAGCAAAAGAGTACTGGTTAGACGCAATAGATTTTGGAATCTCAAATGTTAAAGAAGTTAAAGACAGGCTTAATCTTATTAATTCTGATTAG
- a CDS encoding FecR family protein has translation MYKSFFYGGLNDFFKFKRFILIFLLSFLLSFSFLYAENWQKCTVFPGSKKIATFTAQFPECWERNIYNYNEFINCNNSKDRVSWEQVSKKISRTYEFSLPSKQYVTFNFESKIPENVFYHQAPSFEVSHLGRDNKWHKVITYAYYKHTQGNKVKSESSKFSYQVKPDGTLKYLIDPFLYEAGRYKVVIYAGKRTGSYDLCFVPGSAKLDVYSFSPGGTVSQGVAVSGGNTAGNSQRYTKKIGYIQVIIGNASVVDKNTGQKLKAHDPIYEGQELNVDGGFAKIIFTDYHADTAVIMLRPNTRIKFNKPKPKDNSFSHRVYMFFGGLFFKNLTGKSHSFHIECENAIVGVEGTQFEAIYDPSTEALTVSVIKGRVKMVCKENPEYVINVCEGQRGMMYAGCNRALRLLSNNELAKLKSTYSLPAQPQNNYGDNTYTQNPSNKMVREVTASLKGLFWEMPCNGGFDGAGYNALYQHPVKSAVLGGDPNSLYEVTLRFLGVVEQESYAGGKKDGMWYIGGYPTDRYYNIYKLEISAPHQVYYLNAGQAGIPKCFKINYTKTIQVRGGAKVILSADAQDGKLIGNNDKLIVPGVTVVSQPFDGQFIQMYVLNVRKIR, from the coding sequence ATGTACAAAAGTTTTTTTTACGGCGGGCTAAATGATTTTTTCAAATTCAAGAGATTTATTCTAATCTTTTTGCTCTCTTTTTTACTGAGTTTTAGTTTTCTATATGCTGAAAACTGGCAGAAATGTACGGTATTTCCGGGCAGTAAGAAAATAGCAACTTTTACCGCTCAGTTTCCAGAGTGCTGGGAGAGGAATATTTACAATTACAACGAATTTATAAATTGCAATAATAGTAAGGACAGAGTTTCATGGGAGCAGGTATCAAAGAAGATTAGCAGGACTTACGAATTTTCACTTCCTTCAAAGCAGTATGTAACATTTAATTTTGAATCAAAAATTCCTGAAAATGTTTTTTATCATCAAGCCCCATCTTTTGAGGTATCCCATTTAGGCAGAGACAATAAATGGCATAAGGTAATTACATACGCATATTACAAGCATACACAAGGAAATAAGGTTAAAAGCGAATCAAGCAAGTTTTCATATCAGGTTAAGCCTGACGGCACGCTAAAGTATTTAATTGACCCCTTTCTCTATGAGGCGGGAAGGTACAAGGTTGTAATTTATGCAGGTAAAAGAACAGGTTCTTATGACCTTTGCTTTGTTCCTGGAAGTGCAAAACTTGATGTATATTCCTTTTCACCTGGCGGGACTGTTTCGCAGGGTGTTGCTGTTAGCGGTGGGAATACAGCAGGTAATTCTCAAAGGTATACCAAAAAGATAGGCTATATTCAGGTTATAATCGGTAATGCCTCTGTTGTTGACAAAAACACAGGACAAAAACTTAAAGCCCATGACCCGATTTATGAAGGGCAGGAATTAAATGTAGATGGTGGCTTTGCTAAAATAATTTTTACCGATTACCATGCTGACACAGCGGTTATAATGCTAAGGCCGAATACAAGAATTAAATTTAATAAACCAAAACCAAAGGATAACTCATTTTCTCACAGGGTTTATATGTTTTTTGGAGGTTTGTTTTTCAAAAATTTAACAGGCAAAAGCCACTCTTTCCACATAGAGTGTGAAAATGCAATAGTGGGAGTTGAGGGAACGCAATTTGAGGCAATATACGACCCTTCAACTGAAGCCTTAACTGTTTCTGTTATTAAAGGCAGGGTGAAAATGGTTTGCAAAGAAAATCCTGAATATGTAATTAATGTGTGTGAAGGGCAGAGGGGAATGATGTATGCAGGGTGTAACAGGGCTTTAAGGCTGTTATCTAACAATGAATTGGCAAAGCTTAAATCAACATACTCTTTGCCTGCTCAACCACAAAATAATTATGGTGATAACACATATACGCAAAATCCCTCAAATAAAATGGTGAGGGAGGTTACCGCCTCGCTTAAAGGGCTTTTCTGGGAAATGCCCTGTAACGGTGGATTTGATGGTGCAGGTTACAATGCACTCTATCAACATCCGGTTAAATCAGCTGTTTTAGGTGGAGACCCGAACAGCCTTTACGAGGTTACCCTCAGGTTTTTAGGTGTTGTTGAGCAGGAGTCTTATGCAGGGGGAAAGAAGGACGGAATGTGGTATATAGGCGGATATCCTACCGACAGATATTACAACATATACAAATTAGAAATCAGTGCCCCCCATCAGGTTTACTATTTAAATGCTGGACAGGCGGGAATACCAAAGTGCTTCAAGATAAATTACACAAAAACAATTCAGGTAAGGGGCGGGGCAAAAGTTATACTATCAGCGGATGCTCAGGATGGCAAGTTAATAGGGAATAACGATAAATTGATTGTGCCTGGTGTAACGGTGGTTTCCCAGCCGTTTGACGGGCAGTTTATCCAGATGTATGTTTTAAATGTAAGAAAAATAAGGTAA
- a CDS encoding STAS domain-containing protein has protein sequence MLEIKERKVNDIIILDLKGKITIGEGDKQLREKITSLLEKGEKKIILNMARVSYLDSSGTGEVVSLLMKVKKAGGELKLLSLSQKIKDIFQIAQLLSIFDYYTDEEEALKAFE, from the coding sequence ATGCTTGAAATTAAAGAAAGAAAGGTTAACGACATTATAATCCTTGATTTAAAGGGCAAGATAACGATAGGAGAGGGGGATAAGCAGTTAAGGGAAAAGATAACCTCTCTTCTTGAAAAGGGTGAGAAAAAAATCATTCTAAACATGGCAAGGGTAAGTTACCTTGACTCCTCAGGCACAGGAGAGGTTGTAAGCCTCTTAATGAAGGTAAAAAAAGCAGGGGGAGAGTTAAAGTTATTGAGTTTATCTCAAAAAATAAAAGACATATTCCAGATAGCGCAATTGTTAAGCATTTTTGACTACTACACCGACGAAGAAGAGGCGCTCAAGGCTTTTGAATAA
- a CDS encoding ATP-binding protein: MREIAFTVNSKLKLLNIVEDGVDFFLKNQCKLDEDSIYWFKVGFHELLINAYLHGNKKREDLLIEVKVVYKNKKIKANISDCGVGFDIEKIPDPTRPENILKPSGRGLLFVKKACDSVSFKRENNKFTVEITKRVKEVQNA; the protein is encoded by the coding sequence ATGAGAGAAATTGCATTTACCGTCAATTCAAAACTTAAACTATTGAACATTGTTGAAGACGGAGTTGATTTTTTCTTAAAAAACCAGTGTAAATTAGATGAAGACTCAATCTACTGGTTTAAGGTTGGTTTTCACGAATTGCTTATCAATGCATATCTTCACGGAAATAAAAAAAGGGAAGATTTGCTTATTGAGGTTAAAGTTGTTTATAAAAACAAAAAAATTAAAGCAAATATCAGCGATTGCGGTGTAGGATTTGATATTGAAAAAATCCCCGACCCGACAAGGCCTGAAAATATTTTAAAGCCTTCGGGGAGGGGTTTGCTTTTTGTAAAAAAAGCCTGCGATAGTGTTTCTTTTAAAAGGGAGAATAACAAATTTACCGTTGAAATAACAAAGAGGGTAAAAGAGGTGCAAAATGCTTGA
- the hflC gene encoding protease modulator HflC, whose translation MKSAVVIIVLAILGLFLLSSSAFIVKETEQVVITQFGKPVGKPITESGLHFKIPFIQKANFFEKRWLEWDGDANQVTTKDKKYIWIDTYARWRIKDPLKFFETVGNEMGAQSRLDDILDGETRIAIAKYNLIEVVRTTNRPMEMAATYSGELSDNSEFTVKVGREKITRQILEKISKITPSYGIEVVDVRIKRVNYVESVRKKVYQRMISERKRIAEQYRSEGMGKKAEIIGKTQRELEKIRSEAYKKAQEIKGKADAEATKIYAQAYSKDPNFYKFLKTLETLEKTVKKDDVLILSTDSDVYNLMKRAK comes from the coding sequence ATGAAATCAGCAGTTGTTATTATAGTTTTAGCCATCTTAGGTTTATTTTTGTTATCATCTTCAGCTTTTATAGTTAAAGAAACAGAGCAGGTTGTTATAACTCAATTTGGTAAGCCTGTTGGAAAGCCTATAACAGAATCAGGCTTGCACTTTAAAATCCCCTTTATTCAGAAGGCAAACTTTTTTGAAAAAAGATGGCTTGAATGGGATGGAGATGCAAATCAGGTAACCACAAAGGATAAAAAATACATATGGATTGACACATATGCAAGGTGGAGAATTAAAGACCCTCTTAAATTCTTTGAAACAGTTGGAAATGAGATGGGAGCACAGAGCAGGCTTGATGATATACTTGACGGGGAAACACGAATTGCAATAGCAAAGTACAATTTAATTGAGGTTGTAAGAACAACAAACAGGCCGATGGAGATGGCTGCAACTTACAGCGGTGAATTATCCGATAATTCAGAGTTTACTGTAAAGGTTGGAAGGGAAAAAATAACAAGGCAGATTTTAGAAAAAATTTCAAAGATTACCCCTTCCTATGGAATTGAAGTTGTTGATGTCAGAATAAAAAGGGTCAACTATGTTGAATCGGTTAGAAAAAAGGTTTATCAAAGAATGATAAGCGAAAGAAAGAGGATTGCAGAGCAGTACCGCTCTGAGGGTATGGGTAAAAAGGCTGAAATTATAGGTAAAACTCAAAGAGAGCTTGAAAAGATAAGGTCTGAGGCATACAAAAAGGCGCAGGAAATAAAAGGTAAGGCAGACGCAGAAGCCACAAAAATATATGCTCAGGCTTATTCAAAAGACCCTAACTTTTATAAATTTTTAAAAACACTTGAAACTCTTGAAAAAACGGTAAAAAAAGACGATGTGTTAATACTATCAACAGACAGCGATGTTTACAATTTAATGAAAAGGGCTAAATAG
- the hflK gene encoding FtsH protease activity modulator HflK, whose product MEVYTVNPDIEKYKKQARKFLFLLWLIPLIILAFTSYYTIAPDEVGVVTRFGKFVRIEKPGLHFKIPFGVEIVKKVPVKKQLKEEFGFRTLRAGIKSQYSTENYLHESLMLTGDLNIGEIEWSVQYKIKDPVKYLFKVRDVKGTFRNICEAVMREVIGDRSINEILTTGREEIAQECKNKIQKLCNEYETGLDVKLVVLQDVNPPDPVKPSFNEVNQALQEKENMINQAWAQYNKVIPNEKGKALQIIQEAEGYALKRVNEAKGDVAMFNDVLKEYKKAPKVTKDRLYLETMQKLLPKFGKVIVIDSKQKNILPLLDLMKGGK is encoded by the coding sequence ATGGAAGTTTACACGGTTAATCCAGATATTGAAAAGTATAAGAAACAGGCAAGAAAGTTTCTTTTTTTACTATGGCTAATCCCTCTGATAATTCTTGCTTTTACATCATACTACACTATTGCACCAGATGAGGTGGGAGTTGTTACAAGGTTTGGAAAATTTGTAAGGATTGAAAAGCCAGGGCTTCACTTTAAAATTCCTTTTGGAGTGGAAATTGTTAAAAAAGTTCCTGTAAAAAAGCAGTTAAAAGAGGAATTTGGATTTAGAACATTAAGGGCTGGGATTAAATCTCAGTACTCAACGGAAAATTACCTTCACGAATCCCTCATGCTTACAGGGGATTTAAATATAGGAGAAATTGAGTGGAGTGTTCAATACAAAATAAAAGACCCTGTTAAATACCTTTTTAAAGTAAGGGATGTTAAAGGGACATTTAGAAATATATGCGAAGCGGTTATGAGAGAGGTAATAGGAGACAGGTCTATAAACGAGATTTTAACAACAGGAAGGGAAGAGATTGCTCAGGAGTGCAAAAATAAAATTCAAAAACTGTGCAATGAATATGAGACAGGGCTTGATGTAAAACTTGTTGTTTTACAGGATGTAAACCCCCCAGACCCTGTTAAGCCTTCCTTTAACGAGGTAAACCAGGCATTGCAGGAGAAGGAAAATATGATTAACCAGGCATGGGCGCAGTACAACAAGGTAATTCCAAACGAAAAAGGTAAGGCATTGCAGATTATTCAGGAAGCAGAAGGCTATGCTTTGAAAAGGGTCAACGAAGCAAAGGGCGATGTGGCAATGTTTAATGATGTTTTAAAAGAGTACAAAAAAGCCCCAAAGGTTACCAAAGACAGGCTGTACCTTGAAACAATGCAGAAACTCTTGCCTAAATTCGGGAAGGTAATAGTAATTGATTCAAAACAGAAGAATATCCTTCCCCTTTTAGATTTAATGAAAGGGGGTAAGTAA
- a CDS encoding protein-L-isoaspartate(D-aspartate) O-methyltransferase, producing MAHSLKEMVENQIISRGIKDPKVIEALFKIDRADFVLPEDIQFAYNDSPLSLVDGQTISQPYIVALMTEALETDKDKRVLEIGTGSGYQTALLAYLSKEVVSVERLKSLYELAKKNLSKYPFKNVELILGNGKNIEFNEKFDRIMVTAAASGFPEKLFENLKEDGIMVIPIEQGFYQILYKIKKVKGKPEFRQLCHVRFVPLV from the coding sequence ATGGCTCATTCCCTTAAAGAGATGGTGGAAAATCAAATAATCTCAAGAGGGATTAAAGACCCAAAGGTAATTGAAGCATTGTTTAAAATTGACAGGGCAGACTTTGTTTTGCCTGAGGATATTCAATTTGCCTATAACGACAGCCCTTTATCCCTTGTTGACGGGCAAACTATTTCCCAGCCTTACATTGTTGCTTTAATGACAGAAGCATTGGAGACTGACAAGGATAAAAGGGTGCTGGAAATAGGAACAGGTAGCGGGTATCAGACAGCATTACTTGCTTACCTTTCTAAAGAGGTAGTGTCCGTTGAAAGGCTAAAATCACTATATGAACTTGCCAAAAAAAACCTTTCTAAGTACCCTTTTAAAAATGTAGAACTAATTTTAGGGAATGGCAAAAACATTGAATTTAACGAAAAGTTTGACAGGATAATGGTAACGGCAGCGGCATCAGGTTTTCCTGAAAAGTTATTTGAGAATTTAAAGGAAGATGGAATAATGGTAATTCCTATTGAACAGGGGTTTTATCAAATTTTGTATAAAATTAAAAAAGTAAAGGGAAAGCCTGAATTCAGGCAGCTTTGTCATGTCAGGTTTGTCCCTCTTGTTTAA
- a CDS encoding DUF6263 family protein: protein MRKILVISFCFFVLPLFSYQLKLNINKGDEFIYSIKKSQAMETGNGQNIYRNETESELVFNVKVVDSTKTEITLSFQLKKGKLKIKSPLGTNEFDTDKFENYPQNPFLATLVEMKSNPLTYVFDKTDFKVKRVSGFEKVIESVLENLKFKDKSLKKKIKKSLKNKNVGKSYGLDFNLFPYLNREITEGKEFAVNQDFEQGNSKIKAKVIYKVEKITDNSVLFKIKSDFELPEMEKNIKGLKAINYLKGEQKGSVTVNKDTGLPSFYSVKQSANGYLFFKETGEKIPFKVRTIVIIRFEKAK, encoded by the coding sequence ATGAGAAAAATTTTAGTAATTTCATTTTGTTTTTTTGTACTACCGCTTTTTTCCTATCAATTAAAGCTAAACATAAATAAAGGTGATGAATTTATTTACAGCATTAAGAAAAGTCAGGCAATGGAAACCGGGAATGGGCAAAATATTTATAGAAATGAGACAGAGTCAGAATTGGTTTTTAATGTAAAGGTTGTTGATTCAACAAAGACTGAGATTACCTTATCTTTTCAGTTGAAAAAAGGGAAATTAAAGATTAAATCACCGTTAGGGACTAATGAATTTGATACAGATAAATTTGAAAATTATCCTCAAAACCCATTTTTAGCCACACTTGTTGAGATGAAATCAAACCCTTTAACCTATGTATTTGACAAAACTGATTTTAAGGTTAAAAGGGTATCAGGGTTTGAAAAAGTAATAGAATCTGTTTTGGAAAATCTAAAATTTAAAGACAAAAGTTTGAAAAAGAAAATAAAAAAATCTTTAAAAAATAAAAATGTAGGTAAGAGTTACGGGTTAGATTTTAATTTATTCCCCTATTTAAATAGGGAAATCACAGAGGGAAAGGAATTTGCAGTTAATCAGGATTTTGAACAGGGTAATTCTAAAATTAAGGCCAAAGTTATTTATAAGGTAGAAAAGATTACGGACAACTCTGTATTATTTAAAATAAAATCTGATTTTGAACTTCCTGAAATGGAAAAAAACATTAAAGGTTTAAAAGCAATAAATTATTTAAAAGGTGAACAAAAAGGGAGTGTTACCGTAAACAAAGATACAGGGCTTCCCAGCTTTTACTCTGTAAAGCAGAGTGCAAATGGCTATTTATTTTTTAAAGAAACTGGAGAGAAAATTCCTTTTAAGGTGAGAACTATTGTAATTATCCGTTTTGAAAAGGCTAAATAA